One stretch of Arachis hypogaea cultivar Tifrunner chromosome 20, arahy.Tifrunner.gnm2.J5K5, whole genome shotgun sequence DNA includes these proteins:
- the LOC140183088 gene encoding uncharacterized protein, whose product MTPYEALFHSKPDLSELKVFGCLVFASTLTAGRRKLDPSNSHSTAQQSFTPANLDPFLDLYPISSFHPNIHDTPSLATNHAAPDIIPHTASSTASLHDTYTSNTTPNQVTQFAIVNSPSSIPVLRRSEREHMQPSYLQDYHCFNLRLHRDPIQTVQLSSNCKYPLSHHLSYASFSPKHLAFTLAIINNPNPKHYSEAVMHDCWRKAIDAELATLEQNKTWTITSLPPGKNAVGCK is encoded by the exons ATGACTCCTTATGAAGCTCTATTTCATTCTAAACCAGATTTAAGTGAACTTAAGGTGTTTGGTTGCCTTGTATTTGCTTCCACTCTCACTGCTGGAAGGCGAAAGTTGGATCCAAG TAATTCACACTCCACTGCACAACAATCATTCACACCTGCAAATTTGGATCCCTTCTTGGATTTGTATCCTATTTCTTCATTTCATCCTAACATTCATGACACTCCATCTCTAGCAACTAATCATGCAGCCCCTGACATTATTCCTCATACTGCATCATCTACTGCATCTTTGCATGACACTTATACCTCCAATACAACTCCTAATCAAGTTACTCAATTTGCCATCGTTAATTCACCATCTTCCATTCCTGTTTTAAGACGTTCTGAAAGGGAACACATGCAACCATCTTATCTTCAGGACTATCACTGCTTCAACCTCCGTTTACATAGAGATCCCATCCAAACTGTCCAATTATCTTCAAATTGTAAGTATCCCTTATCTCACCATTTGTCATATGCATCTTTCTCTCCAAAGCACCTGGCCTTCACTCTTGCTATCATTaacaaccctaaccctaaacactACTCTGAGGCTGTCATGCATGATTGTTGGAGAAAAGCTATTGATGCAGAACTTGCTACTCTTGAGCAAAACAAAACCTGGACCATTACCTCCTTACCACCTGGCAAGAATGCAGTTGGTTGTAAGTGA